DNA sequence from the Cottoperca gobio chromosome 2, fCotGob3.1, whole genome shotgun sequence genome:
AAGGCTCCTAAGAGCTTCATAAAGCATCAGCCGAGCGCACGGGCCACCGccaacatttcccacaatgtgATAAGTGGCCAGCAGTAATTTCACATCGTATATCATCGTGGTTTTGTGCTTACAGCGGGAGCAAACCAACGTCTCCCGACGAGATGAAGGCGGGCAAGCAGCTTCTGGCTGCACCGTTTGGCACTAATAACGGTTCGTCCGGGGAAAGAGATGATAGCTATTCCCCTGATAAAGAGCAGGTGAATAGACCAAACTAGTCACCCCCATTATTTACCGTGTCGATGTCTTCCatcctattttattttacatttttaccatctttcccttttttatcACCTGATTTTGCTCCATCGTCGCAATCGCTGTTTGGTTTCAATTAATTTGGGTCTCATTTCCTGCGGGTGTGGTAGCTTTGTGGAAATGTTTGAAGGTTTCAGGTGAGTTCAGAGCGACGCATGAAAAGGACCTGATCAAACATAGAACAAACACTTCATACAATGTTCTCTTTATATCAAAGTAAGTTGAAACTTCAAAACAAAGCTTTTAACTCCATCTTTCTTGGTGTTATTAAGAATAATATGTTGCAGGGAGGCTTCAGCTAATAAAACAATactgttggatatatatatatatattcctcaCATCAAGTTAAAATCAGTTTATCTTCACTGTTTTGAGtgaatatgaaatattgtttgctgTTTGAGCCGGTTTTTGTTCATGCCAGTTTCTTTAAACATTCTCCATTGCATGGCAAATTGCATCTAACATTGTTTTCCCATCACTTCATCCTTTGCTCTGTCACCGAGTTCTGTTGAACTTGCTTCGCCGCTTGTGAATCCGTCGGCTGAATGAACGAAGCCGCGTATAATTCTGCACAAGAGTCAGAATTATCCAGATTTATTGGTCTAATAATGTAACTGTCATTAAATGCAATACAAACCTGGGAAACCTTTCCGTTCCACAGATGTCTCCTGATGGAGTTGCCGATGAGCTGGAGGGTCTGTCTATGACCGGCAAATACAAGAGAACGTGAGTATTAATCGTGTAACTGCCCCATAAACGGGAGTAAGATTTGTAAGCATCAAGGTTATTTGCTTATTATGGGGGAAGTCCTAATGCTGCGTCATGTCGCCTTCGCCTGCAGGTCCCATGAGAAGAAAACTCCCCCCGTCAGCATGACTAAGCTGCTGAGTCATGGCTACATTGAGAAGAAGAAGTCTCCTAATGACGAAGACGACGTTTCAAGTAGGACATGGTTTTCTTTTCCTCGTCTATGAAACCGTTGATCTGTGTTGGTAGATGTTTTACGATACGCATCGACTCTGAATTCCGCACGATCGGCACACTGGTACCAGTAgggctctctcttctctccgagcgagttaacacacacacacacacacacacactgctgcagtgcTCACATACGACCCGCCTCCTCTCACTCACAGTGCTGTCACTCGCCTCAAGGAATTGGGGTTTTTTTTGGGAATCTTTCCTCGTCTgctgcgagggtctgaggacagaagggtgtcgtatgctgtccAGATTGTAAAACCTCTTGAGGCACATTTGTAATTTGAGATGATGggttttataaatgaaatgtgattGATTGAATCGCGGCAGGTGAAAGTAATGTAAAAAAGGTTTAGTGCTGTGGATTCTTGACttcattaatctaaaaatagaCATGGGACACAGgaagtagttttttttacattgcaatttaaaagaaataaaaaaaaaatcctggtCTTGCCGTATAAAAATATCTGCTGCATCAGTTTGCAGGCCAGTTATGGATTATTTGCACGCGTGGTGAGACGACGTTCAGTATGctgatttgttgttgttttccaggTGTGACCTCAGAACAGACCAGCACCACCATGACGGAGGACGTGGACGTGGACGAGCTGGAGTAATGCATGCAGATTCTGGTATCGAGGGCAAAGGGGGTCGTCCTAACACTAGTTCGTGGTTTCCACAAAACCAGGAACACACAACTCCTCCCCTCTCGGATTCACTCATTTACTGTACATCCACTGACTGTTAGGTTTTGTACTCATGTTTATGCAAAGGTACTGTCCTCTCTATTTATTTGCTTTAATTTGTAAAAAGAATTCACACAGATTTAGTTCAGTAGATTTGTCGGTGCTCGCGgtacttttattatttctgtattgtcGTTCCTCGATTTGAAAGACGAGTTGTGCACGGGGCAGGAAACTAACTAATGCAGTAACGAGTAAAGCTTCACGACTGTTGTGGAGACGGAGTTACCAGCCCAAGCTTAAGGTCACCTGCTTCTGGCTGGAGTTAGTTTCCCTCCCTGGTTGTATGAAGATCGAGTTAGtgaatttaaaaagtgtttgtgctaaagaaatgtgtttccagTGACgtgaaatattatttgtttcGATCGGGGGCTCGTGCTCTCTGAAGGGATGTtagaggtttgtgtgttttcggCTGTGGGGGGTGTGGAAACGATTATACGTTGAGACAGCCCCCCTGCAGCTGTGACCACACGACAAAGTGCAAACTGACGGCCACAGCCGCCGCGGTTTGTGTAGTTAAAACGGGCCAAAGGTGACTTCTTAGGTTGCTGCTCTGCAGAAGGTTGCCCGTCTCCACCCACACGTGTTTCTGACTCCCTAAAACCGAGGATAAATGccttattttactttgaaagctGCATTTTTATGCTGCTTTTAGTCCAATAATCAGAATAAAACCCCTTTTTCAGAAGAAAAATGCCTCgtattaaaaaaactaaatgacctCAAGTGATGTTTACAAGTCTCCAGAAGAGTTTGAATTCCATCAATTGCTTCACGATCAATCAGAATGTCAGAAACTTGCTAATGATGGAACTAAATCGGGTCTATTCTGCATGTTAAAGCCCTTCAGTGTTAAGTTATTGCATCGTCATTCAGCCTTATAAACCCAAAACTCATGCAACAACAGTAGATGTTGGGAAATGGCCACCTTCAGCAGACTGCCGAGCTGAAAGTCAAGTCCAGAGTAATTCCCTGTGAAGATTAAGGCAGAAAAGTGAGTTCTGAACATGCCAACCAAGCAGTTTTTCCCTGCTCATGCAGTGTTTTTATACTTTGTAGACATCAGTAGGAGAACTTTAGTGTTAGCCTGATCACACCAAACCCTGACATGACCATGACATGTCCATCTGATGGGAGCTTCTTCTGTTCAGAGGAGAGGGACGTTTACTGCCGCAACATTTCCAGAAGCGGTGAACGAGCTGCTGGTCGAGTGGTTTGGATATTCTAAAAATGTACTTAGGGATTAAAGGACGAGGATTTCTACACCTGCCATATTCGTTCTTTTTACTCGGtatctgaatttattttaaaagtttgtttcatttgtagCGAACACTTACGTTTAGCGAGGACGCTCATCTCTTAATGGGCGACTTTAGCGAAACCTTTGATTGCTAATACGTCCATCTTTTTTCTGCCAGTTATATAATTGAGTATGTCCTttagtaatattatataatgcTCATCCTCCACACTAGTTTCCATCTGTGTGGTATTAACAACGTCTTAAATTGAACAGCAGTGACGCACTTCGacacctttttttgtttgactATTTCCTGTGTAGAAGGCGGATGTTTTACGTTGTTCCTTCGCTCTTTGGCGCTCAACACTCATAAAGTTCAGTCTTACTAATACAGCGCCGCCGACGAGAGATGTCGCGCCACCTCTTTGTCCTCTGCTTGTTTGTGGGGAGGCAGAATTAGTGCGACTGTCAAACCGGTAATAGATTTCATGACATTTGATGTGCAGCTCAGCCTTGACTCATTTAACAGTTATAGTTTTTCAGCCGTAGCTGTGAGCCTGACGTCGACTGTATAATCCTACAGGGACATTTGTGGAGCGGAGAAAATGCTCTTATaaatgaaaaggaaaggagTGATTTATTTGGTTCTAACTGAAAGATTAAAGCTCCCGACTTCGTCCCGGTAAATCCAACACGTTCATCACCTGCGTCTCAGAAATGGTGCAGCAGTAACCGACTCTCACTTCAAAAAGAATTAGCTTGAAAACTCTTACAAGAGACGTGTCATGTTCAACACAACTGTCCCGTTTAGGGCTGTCACTCTTTTCCAACACGATATATATTAAAGCAATGATGCATAATGTATCTGTATGTGGTATTAAAAAGTGTCAAGTGTCAAAGGCGACGCACTGGATTTTATTTTGCAATGGAATGAAACGAAAGGCGAATGTATCATCTTTTCCATTCTTGTTTGTACGAACTGCAGgtatttaagtgttttacattcttcctcttctccccgtGTGAGTTGGTGGCAGTTTTACAAACTAATAGCGGGAACCTTTTAGTGGCTTAACTTTGCAAAGTCCTCCCTGAAGTCTTGCCCCCATCTTGCTTTTTAAACAATGCAAACGCTTCAGAAGAGAGTGAAGAAGGCAGCTTTTAGTGAGGAGAAGTCCACCTGACACAACTCGATGTAAGACCCCGCTCCTCTCGATGACTGCACACAGAGTCTCAATTATCATTTCAATAAATGGGCATGTGCATGTACTTGTgtactgttttcttcttcaaccAAATTCTAGGAGGGAAATTATACTCCCTAGTTTGAACTAACTCAAATGAGTTATCTGCTTTACTACTCTTTTACAATCtaatgttgaaaacaaatgtgattaGGGCTTCCACCACATTTAAAACTAAGTAGGAAGGTGTTAATTTAACAATATCTGGCTGtgcaaaatacatatttacatatacataattAATTTTACTTTACGGTCGCCTATATTGAGGAATATTATCAAAAACAAGCAGTTTTtgtaataaactttatttaatactCAAAATGAGTTACAAGacgatataaaatataatgtatcatAATGATGACTTGCTGTGTCATAggtttgacaaaaacaaacatgaaaatgtgtctgAGTTTCATGTTTGACTTCAAATATATATCGAGTCGCATACTTTATGCAAAAGTACTTCATAAACTTGCTCTATTTAATTATGCTTTGAGAGTCCCATCAGGACCAGTCAGGCCTACAGCAGCGTGCGCGCGCGCGTCTGTGCGTGTGTAGTGTGTTTtctcctctacacacacacacacacacacgcgcacagacGCGCGCGCGCACGCTGCAGGCTGCTTCTTCCCTCTCCAGCAGCGCAGTTCGCACGGAGCTGCCGCGCGCTGCTGCGTCTTCCTTTACATCACGGCTTCAGCGTCGCGTGCATCTCTGCATCAGCGGTTCATCGATCCCGGTATCGGAAAACAATCCATAGCCGCATGGTGACGTCACGCCGTTGATCGGTAATAGTGGCTGGGCGGGTTGGTGGGCGGGTGGCTGTGTGCCGCGCGGACGCCAGGGATAGATGGGTGCATTGAAATCCTACACCggataaataaaagaaagcagaagaagaagacaataTCGCAACGAGTGGTGTGTGGACGTGCACGggactgtttgttttgtttatttgtcagcGCGTGGGAAATGTAGTAGCTGTCACGGCCGCttgcaggaggaggatggaTGCGTAACAGGACGGTTGGAGCCAGCTGTGGCCTGCTTCTAACGGCAACATCTGGCCGGTGAGTCGCACTGACAGCCGCAGCCGCTTGCCAGGCGGGCGGGCAGCTCGGCTCCTCTGAAGGATGCACAGAAACGGAGAGGGAGGCTCGCTTTCAGTGCAGCCGCGCTCCCGGGGAGTCCGTGTGACCTCGTCCTTGGCTGTTGTTGAGTGATTGATGTGCACGTTTGACAGACAGGCTGCGTGAAGCATATGATGGAGGCTCATCGCGGGTAGCTCAAGCTCTAATATGAGGAGAGAACGTGACACGCTGTTAAATGCTTTCTGTGCAGCCTGCATGCACACCTGCACATGCAATGCATAACCTTTCAGGGAAAACTATTGCGTTGTGgggaaatatataatataatgtatacaatATGTGTCAGTGAGGGTTAAATCCCCACTGGATAGCCTCAAAATACCATagattaaaatgtgtatatgtcAAAGCACTAGAATATTAGTATTATGAATCCCTACAGAAATTGATAATAGCTGCATGAAAAGCAACAACCACACTAAGTCACCATTGGGGTATTGTAGAATTGTTATAGTGATATCATAAGGTCACTGTAAATTCTCTAGCAGTCCCTGCAGGGATATTACAGAGGTTTAATAAACAGAGTAGCTTCAGGTCAATGTGAATCCCTGCAGGAATATTATAGCAGGTAAAACACATAAAGTCACACTTAGAGGCCCCCGGGGGCATGACAGGGATTTTCTGTTCAGTGTCTCCTCTTTGTGCACATCCTAACCGGCTTGTAGTCCTTCTGCAGGGTCAGAGAGGGCGCCTCAGCAGCCGGCCGGCTCTGGATTATAGTACCGaggtggaggagatggaggaaggGGACGCAGAGGGGGAAGGGCCCTTGGTGCTCAGAGAGGGGCCGAGCGGTCACGGCCTCCCGCCGAAcgccagcagcaccaccaccaacaaCCTCCTGGCGTCTGTCAAAGAGCAGGTAGGACGCAGACGATGCTGCATTCACACCCTcatcgttgtgtgtgtgtgcttttctcACCAATTCATTCACTTTGGAAGGTGTGGATGAACGATCTTATCTACTCCAGGATGCCCGGTCTGCATTGGACCTCattgcacacatacagtatggaCAGATTATTAGACAATgggccccccccccacccgttGTACAGAAGACCAACACACTGAAAGTGACACAAAAAGCAGTTGTTTGTAATCGTTTTGGTCTCTTTGTGGATTTGATTGAAGAGTTTGTTCGGTAGTCCATTCATGATAGCATCACCTTCTGACTCTGGTAGGGGGGGGGAGCCCCGCCCCGCCCCTCTGGCCCCGCCCCTGCTTACGGGATAAATGAAGTCTGTGATTCCCTCAAATTTACTGAGCAAATCCTGAGGATTATCTCAAGATGAGACTGCAATATAATGGGTCTCCATGCTAAACTGAGCCGCCCGAATTTGCACCCAAAACTCTATTAAAACTCTCCTTAACAATTTCATCGgacaagtgtttttaaaaacactgaggAACACATGTTTTCGTCCGTGTGCGATGTCATTTGTAGCATAATTCTTCATTTGAACGATGATGGACACGGATTATAAACAGTGTGAACTTCAGTATTTCACTTGTCGCTGGTAAAATGATGTACAGTGTCATTAATGTCTCGCTGACAGATCTGTTTTTCCCACCGCTAACTTTTTGACACCCGTTGAAAAGCATCAGCTCTGTGTTATTATGTGGGAAACAGTTGCAGCTGCAGTGAATctccgtctctccgtctgtctctcttccccgCTGTTATTTTTATGCTGCTTTCTATCCCGTCAACATTGGAGTCTGTCTGTTCTGCCTGCTCTTAATTATGCCTGGACAGTGTCCATGTTCTCAACCTAGTCCCTCGATTTGTGACTCGATTGCTATTTAAAGGCTTATAATGTCCGCTGACTTGTAATCTGCAATCTCTTTTGAGCCATCAGACAAAAACAAGGGCCTCAGATTGCTCTTAAATCTGAACTGATGTGAAGTTTTGGCTTCCTTGATTTCCGTTGAACACACTAGGAGCTGCTTCGTCACCCCTCCATCATACTTAATGCTTCAGAAGCTCTGCTTGCAGCCACGACTGCTGCATCAGTTCCCCGAACATGCGTTGAAGGACACGCATGTGTAGCTATCTGATGCCTTTATTATAACATGCAAAGTTGCTTTAATCCAGCATGCATGCAAATCCTCGTAGCTAATCTCCAGAGGAAAGAGCTGCTTTCTTGATGTCTCCACTCAGGGGGCGCATGTTGATAACAGGATGGAAATAAATGGGTGATTACCAGCTAACACACATCTTATAACGTGCAGCATGATTGCAATTCTAAAGTTgcaagacagaaaacagcagagACAAGAAAACATAATGGAGTTGCTTTACCTTTCTCTGTGTTGAAATGCAGACCACAGCGCTGCTCAAGCGTCAAATCTACCGCCTGCAGTTCCTCCACAGAAATGTCAAATTAGACATGCTAAATGGAGCACATCAGCTACTGCCTTCCATTGTGTTTGGGGCCCGATGCTTCTCCACTTTGCTCTCATTTAGCCCATTCAAAGTGGGAGAGTGATGGACGTGAGCAGGCAAGTGACTGCTGTAGATGTGGCGACTTGGAAACCTAAaacctatgtgtgtgtgtattattttgtCACTTCTCGGGGGAAACACTGTGAGATTGATTAGATGATGAGACAACGGCTTGCAGCAAAGATGCGCCAAAATGAAAGATGAGACGTCTGTCGCTGCTATTTGCATCATTTGCGAAATCAAGACTGAAATGTGTCCCCGATATCACATCTAAAGCGTTTACAGAGCCGTCACAATATGACGTCTTACCAAGCGTGTCTGGGTTGACATTGAAATTGACCTCCAACTTCACGTCAGCATATTTACGCGGTCGCTTTATACACTTTGTTTTCTGCAGGGATTTAAATAAAGGAGATATAACGTGTCAGTTAATGAGCTTTAGTGGAGCTGGGAGGCAGATTGTGTTTTCCTTTCCAGtcttgctaagctaagctaaccggctgcgtgatgtagcttcatatttcacACACATCCAACTTCTTCAACTGCAACTGTTTTAAGTGTCTTTGGGTGTTGGAACGATGCTTGGCTGCACAGGTGCATGATGgtcaataaataacattatccTGTTAGGGAAAACAAAGCAAGTTCGTCTCCTAGGTGTTCAAGCAGGTTCCCACTGAATGTGACGCATGGTGctgctaaaaacaaaacatgcctGCTCAGCAAAACCCCTccgaggatggagaggaggggaaaacaaGCTCAATGAAACAACAACTGGACCACGTCAGCGCTCTCCACGCTGGGATTGATTTTGACGATTAGAGCCAGAAACGGCACGTGTGTCGTCAAAGTAAATTTACCGAATCGCGATGCGAAGGATTGATGGAGCTGTGTGGCCACTTTGACTTTGCGAGAGGTTTGCTTCGCATGAGCTGCAGGGTCACACTCTGAATCTGAGGGTTAAACCGCCTCTGTCAATCCAGTTATGTCACCGCCCGCCACATGATGATATCTGAGGCACAGAGCTGTTGCAGTTTGACATCTGGCTGCATTTGAATGCATGCTCTCTGTCATGTTTTCAGGAAAGAGAGAGCTTATGATGGCCTGTTGTTGCGGCCTGCCGTGTTGATTTCAAGATCATGGATGCTCAAGGTTGCGTGTCATGTTAGCCGCCTGCAGCCGAGTCATGCTGGTGGAACAGGAAGCCGATCGCATCAATCTGTGATGTTCTTTGCATTTCCAGGAGTAATTTACTCTCATTGAACCCAATTTGCCTCCACCTGCCTCATCTCCTTAGTGCCTTCCACTGTCTCCCAGAATGCCTTTTGACAACCCTCAGAGAACGAGCACAACTTGTTGCTTTCCATCAAAATGTGGGCGTTTGGGGGTATAAAGAGACGGGAAGTGTTTTAATCCATCGATGGGTTACACGTGTAGGCGGAGAGAGCACGAGAGATGGCAAAACAAAAGCGGGATGCGCAGCATTCAGGTCTATTGTGGGTGTAGTGTCTCTGATGGTCTCTCCCTGCACGATTGTTGAATGACATGATGCCTCTggatagaaatagaaaatagacACGATTAATGTTGTGGCTGAAAAGTTTCCTGCCGTGTCAGACGATGTCATCGCAGAGAACAAATGCTTCTCTGTGCAGCAAAGTGGGCCTGGAAATGTTAATCTGCCTTTTCAACAAAGTCTTTAAGTGCTCTCTTTAAGATGGCGATTTATAGCAAGAGCAGCAATGTGTCGCAGCGGCAGAACTAGGCCGAACATTTCACGGGTATCACAGATGCAGTCGGGATAAACCAAACTGCCGGGCTATGATTAGATACGGCAGAAAGGAATAAGACGCAGAGGGCTGTGGTTAGTGTCACtagataagagagagaaacactttGTGACGGCGCACAATAATCCGTGGTGAATCGTCCGGTAACCCCCAGCTGGTACGAAGCATCGCCTGGCACGGCTCTGCGTCGACC
Encoded proteins:
- the LOC115020793 gene encoding uncharacterized protein C7orf57 homolog, coding for MSSAEMSGALPNHRRTKPGGIKIGVVATGATGPTSQIPGLSQTADETSPAERVTGRRVGIFESDSEYVKLAKGGGHKGLLSHAADSADKPGKSYNPPNWFGDEGKKNGSKPTSPDEMKAGKQLLAAPFGTNNGSSGERDDSYSPDKEQMSPDGVADELEGLSMTGKYKRTSHEKKTPPVSMTKLLSHGYIEKKKSPNDEDDVSSVTSEQTSTTMTEDVDVDELE